Proteins encoded within one genomic window of Nitrospirota bacterium:
- a CDS encoding DUF370 domain-containing protein codes for MKKNDISPVLVNIGFGNVVASAKVVSIVTPGSAPMKRIREEAKKAGKLVDATQGRRTRSIIITESNHIILSALQAETITQRFLEGRGGSGDEEE; via the coding sequence ATGAAAAAAAATGATATCAGTCCGGTTCTGGTCAATATCGGGTTTGGAAATGTCGTTGCGTCGGCCAAAGTGGTGTCGATCGTAACCCCGGGCTCTGCTCCCATGAAGCGTATCCGCGAAGAGGCGAAGAAAGCCGGCAAACTCGTTGATGCTACACAGGGAAGGCGTACACGATCGATCATTATCACGGAGAGCAACCATATTATCCTTTCTGCTCTTCAGGCCGAGACGATTACACAGAGATTCCTCGAAGGCAGGGGCGGCAGTGGCGATGAAGAAGAGTAA
- a CDS encoding YicC family protein — MAQSMTGFGSAEKAGCRVEIRSLNQRFLDIYIKAPSFLNQHEMTFRNILRSRFNRGKFDVSISINGEAAADLKVNNVAAGRIFNALSAIQEEFRMPGTLDINSMAYFHDKFMETDVSFDIEEVQRIFDEAVDSLQVMRGREGQLLAEELLRLVDSLEAMNREMKSLIAKAMPEAGARLQDKLKVLLGNNEMDPVRMQQEIAILASKVDIAEETARLDCHIQQFRELLGSDIAGRKLDFLVQELNREVNTMSSKSADYGISRLAVDMKTEIERIREQVQNLQ; from the coding sequence ATGGCACAGAGTATGACAGGGTTCGGAAGCGCAGAGAAAGCCGGGTGCAGGGTTGAGATTCGATCCCTGAACCAGCGTTTCCTGGATATCTATATCAAGGCGCCGTCATTTCTGAACCAGCATGAGATGACATTCAGAAACATCCTCCGGAGCCGTTTTAACCGCGGGAAATTCGACGTATCGATATCGATCAACGGCGAGGCTGCTGCTGATCTTAAGGTAAATAATGTGGCGGCCGGCAGAATATTCAATGCACTGAGTGCCATTCAGGAGGAGTTCCGGATGCCCGGTACGCTGGACATAAACAGCATGGCATATTTTCATGACAAGTTCATGGAGACGGACGTTTCCTTTGATATAGAGGAAGTGCAGCGGATTTTTGATGAGGCCGTTGACAGCCTGCAGGTCATGAGAGGCAGGGAAGGTCAGTTGCTTGCCGAGGAACTCCTCAGGCTCGTTGATTCCCTCGAAGCGATGAACAGGGAGATGAAGTCTCTGATCGCAAAGGCAATGCCTGAAGCCGGTGCGAGGCTGCAGGATAAACTGAAGGTGCTGCTCGGGAACAATGAAATGGATCCGGTGAGGATGCAGCAGGAGATCGCGATCCTTGCAAGCAAGGTCGATATTGCGGAAGAGACGGCGAGGCTGGATTGCCATATTCAGCAGTTCAGGGAGCTGCTCGGCAGTGACATCGCCGGTAGAAAGCTCGATTTCCTGGTTCAGGAACTGAACCGTGAGGTCAATACGATGTCGTCAAAGTCTGCTGATTACGGTATTTCGCGGCTTGCAGTTGACATGAAGACAGAGATAGAGCGGATCCGGGAGCAGGTGCAGAACTTACAGTGA
- a CDS encoding 2-oxoacid:acceptor oxidoreductase family protein: MAETVEIRWHGRGGQGTVTAAKVLADACLSGGRHVQAFPEYGPERAGAPLRAYNRIASTELRMHCPVLEPDVVAVVDATLLDSINITEGAKENTIFVINTTKDPKDIRAKLNAGPKQRVVTVDATKIAIDCFGRAMPNSPMLGTVCKVTGLVPLEHLLDDVRKSFGKKFSQKIIDGNLEATTRGYQEVKEG; the protein is encoded by the coding sequence ATGGCTGAAACAGTTGAGATAAGATGGCATGGAAGAGGCGGCCAGGGCACAGTAACAGCAGCAAAGGTGCTGGCAGACGCCTGCCTGAGCGGCGGAAGGCATGTGCAGGCCTTTCCCGAATACGGACCTGAACGTGCAGGAGCTCCCCTGAGGGCATACAATCGCATAGCTTCAACGGAACTGAGGATGCACTGTCCTGTGCTTGAGCCTGATGTTGTAGCTGTTGTCGATGCGACGCTTCTTGACAGCATCAATATTACAGAAGGCGCAAAGGAAAACACGATCTTTGTCATCAACACCACAAAGGATCCCAAGGATATCAGGGCCAAACTTAATGCAGGCCCGAAGCAGCGCGTAGTAACTGTCGACGCCACAAAGATCGCCATTGACTGTTTTGGCAGGGCCATGCCGAATTCTCCGATGCTCGGGACAGTATGCAAAGTAACAGGCCTGGTGCCGCTTGAGCATCTTCTTGATGACGTCAGGAAAAGTTTTGGCAAGAAATTCTCCCAGAAGATCATAGATGGAAACCTTGAGGCAACCACAAGGGGATATCAGGAGGTAAAAGAAGGATGA
- a CDS encoding 4Fe-4S binding protein: MKAKGWRELPPGSVVLEGGSAAKFKTGSWRAYRPIWKEENCIQCLFCWIYCPDMSIKVKDGKRGEFDYDYCKGCGICALECPGKKGQKAIEMVEEGK, translated from the coding sequence ATGAAAGCAAAAGGATGGAGAGAACTGCCGCCCGGGTCAGTTGTACTTGAGGGTGGCAGCGCGGCCAAGTTCAAGACAGGCTCCTGGAGGGCCTACAGACCTATATGGAAGGAAGAGAACTGCATACAGTGCCTCTTCTGCTGGATCTACTGCCCTGACATGTCCATTAAGGTCAAGGACGGGAAAAGGGGAGAATTTGACTATGATTACTGCAAGGGATGCGGCATCTGCGCCCTGGAGTGCCCTGGCAAAAAAGGCCAGAAGGCCATTGAAATGGTAGAGGAGGGCAAGTAG
- the porA gene encoding pyruvate ferredoxin oxidoreductase — translation MAKVVAVTGNEACANALRQVNPDVCGIYPITPQTDMMQRFASFIADGKVDTESILVESEHSSMSACIGAAAAGGRVITATSSQGLALMWEMLHIASGDRLPIVMPVVNRALSAPLNIHGDHSDAMGARDTGWIQLWSENGQEAYDNTIQAFRIAEHMDIRLPIMVCLDGFIISHSIERLEYLEDKQVKDFVGPFRNFLPLLDLAKPKSYGPLILTDLYHEYKRAQHEIMTKVKDVVLDVAKDFEKMSGRKYGIFESYRLEDADVAIVILNSAAGTTKDVIDQFREKGIKAGLLKPRLFRPFPFAEIADALKNAKAVCVMDRADSYGSYGPLFMEVASALYPLEKKPLLMNKIYGLGGRDYLPSHAAQVLTELNEIAKSGKVNVLKEYIGVRE, via the coding sequence ATGGCAAAGGTGGTAGCAGTTACCGGAAATGAGGCCTGTGCAAATGCGCTGCGTCAGGTGAATCCTGATGTCTGCGGCATCTATCCCATTACGCCCCAGACAGACATGATGCAGAGGTTTGCATCGTTCATAGCTGACGGCAAGGTTGACACTGAATCAATCCTGGTCGAGAGTGAGCACAGTTCCATGTCAGCCTGTATCGGCGCTGCCGCAGCAGGCGGCAGAGTCATAACAGCAACATCTTCCCAGGGCCTCGCGCTTATGTGGGAGATGCTCCATATCGCGTCAGGGGACCGGCTGCCGATCGTCATGCCTGTTGTAAACCGCGCTCTTTCAGCGCCTCTGAACATTCATGGCGATCACTCTGATGCCATGGGAGCACGCGACACAGGCTGGATACAGCTCTGGTCTGAAAATGGTCAGGAGGCCTATGACAATACCATCCAGGCCTTCAGGATCGCAGAGCATATGGATATCAGGCTGCCGATCATGGTCTGTCTTGACGGATTTATCATCAGCCATTCGATAGAAAGGCTGGAATATCTTGAGGACAAACAGGTAAAAGATTTTGTCGGGCCTTTCCGGAACTTCCTGCCGCTTCTGGATCTTGCGAAACCGAAGAGCTATGGTCCTCTTATCCTCACCGACCTCTATCACGAATACAAGCGTGCGCAACATGAGATCATGACCAAGGTAAAAGACGTTGTGCTCGATGTCGCAAAGGACTTCGAGAAGATGAGCGGCAGGAAATACGGCATATTTGAGAGCTACCGGCTCGAAGACGCTGACGTAGCGATCGTGATCCTGAACTCTGCAGCAGGAACAACAAAGGACGTGATCGATCAGTTCCGGGAAAAAGGCATCAAGGCCGGACTGCTCAAGCCGAGACTCTTCAGGCCTTTCCCTTTCGCCGAGATCGCAGATGCGCTCAAGAATGCAAAGGCAGTCTGCGTCATGGACAGGGCAGACTCATACGGCAGCTACGGTCCGCTCTTTATGGAAGTGGCCTCAGCGCTCTACCCGCTCGAAAAGAAGCCGCTGCTCATGAACAAGATCTACGGCCTTGGCGGAAGGGACTATCTGCCTTCCCATGCTGCTCAGGTGCTTACAGAGCTCAATGAGATCGCAAAGAGCGGCAAAGTGAACGTGCTCAAAGAATACATAGGAGTGAGGGAATAA
- a CDS encoding pyruvate ferredoxin oxidoreductase (catalyzes the formation of acetyl-CoA from pyruvate and coenzyme A) yields the protein MATPLTLKELSKKEDRFTHGHRMCSGCGAPVVVKIAMMATEYPVIVSNATGCLEVSSCISEFTAWNVPWIHTAFENAAATLSGVETMYRSLKKQGKFDQEVKFIAFGGDGGTYDIGFQSLSGAMERGHDMIYICYDNGAYMNTGIQRSSATPLGADTTTCPAGSVIPGKLRNRKNLTKIMAAHDIPYVAQASPSHWQDLFKKVQKAHEIKGPKFINVIAPCNRGWRSKTNDAIQLSRLAVNTCYWPLYEIEDGVTRITVTPKEKIPVAEFMKPQGRFKHLFTPENEGLLQRVQEEVDKEWAKLLKEAKTD from the coding sequence ATGGCTACACCACTTACGTTAAAAGAGCTTTCAAAAAAAGAGGACCGTTTCACCCACGGCCACAGAATGTGCTCGGGGTGCGGCGCTCCTGTTGTTGTAAAGATCGCCATGATGGCGACCGAGTATCCTGTTATTGTCTCGAACGCAACCGGATGCCTTGAGGTTTCATCCTGCATATCCGAGTTCACTGCATGGAACGTGCCCTGGATCCATACGGCCTTTGAGAATGCAGCAGCCACACTCTCAGGAGTAGAGACGATGTACCGCTCCCTTAAGAAGCAGGGCAAGTTTGACCAGGAGGTCAAGTTCATCGCATTCGGCGGCGACGGCGGCACGTATGATATCGGGTTCCAAAGCCTTTCCGGCGCCATGGAGCGCGGCCATGACATGATCTACATCTGCTATGACAACGGCGCATATATGAACACCGGCATACAGCGTTCAAGCGCAACGCCGCTTGGCGCTGATACCACCACATGCCCTGCTGGTTCCGTGATACCGGGTAAACTCCGCAACAGGAAGAACCTCACAAAGATCATGGCAGCACACGATATCCCCTATGTTGCCCAGGCATCACCTTCACACTGGCAGGACCTTTTCAAGAAGGTGCAGAAGGCGCATGAGATCAAGGGACCGAAGTTCATCAATGTCATTGCTCCCTGCAACCGTGGATGGCGCTCAAAGACAAACGATGCCATCCAGCTCAGCAGGCTTGCGGTCAACACCTGCTACTGGCCGCTCTATGAGATTGAAGACGGGGTGACCAGGATAACAGTAACGCCGAAAGAGAAGATCCCGGTTGCAGAGTTCATGAAACCGCAGGGAAGATTCAAGCATCTTTTCACCCCTGAGAACGAGGGGCTGCTTCAGCGTGTCCAGGAGGAAGTTGACAAGGAATGGGCAAAATTACTGAAAGAGGCAAAAACAGATTGA
- a CDS encoding roadblock/LC7 domain-containing protein, translating into MSSDLVMYEEEFQKIDEELQKLFQQASAKVVFLVDKNGQLIASAGDTREIDTTSLASLTAGNIAATGGIARLLGEKEFTILFHEGEKDNIHISLIGQRVILVVIFDKRSSLGLVRLRVKKSSEALVKIFGDITSKAEKEKSEGKLDESPFAEISDEDIDNLFK; encoded by the coding sequence ATGAGCTCAGACCTGGTAATGTATGAAGAGGAGTTCCAGAAAATCGATGAGGAACTTCAAAAGCTGTTTCAGCAGGCCAGCGCAAAGGTAGTATTTCTTGTCGACAAGAACGGCCAGCTGATCGCGTCAGCCGGCGATACGCGTGAGATCGATACCACTTCGCTCGCCTCACTTACCGCAGGTAACATTGCTGCAACGGGCGGCATTGCCCGCCTGCTGGGCGAGAAGGAATTTACGATCCTTTTCCACGAAGGAGAAAAAGACAACATCCATATATCCCTTATCGGCCAGAGGGTCATCCTGGTTGTTATCTTTGACAAACGGTCATCCCTCGGCCTTGTAAGACTCCGCGTCAAAAAATCATCAGAGGCGCTTGTGAAAATTTTTGGTGATATCACGAGCAAGGCTGAAAAAGAGAAGAGCGAAGGCAAACTCGATGAATCTCCTTTTGCTGAGATCAGCGATGAGGATATCGACAATCTGTTCAAGTAG
- a CDS encoding GTPase domain-containing protein, with the protein MSFINYASREINCKIVYYGPGLCGKTTNLQYVYKKTNPDQKGKLISLATETERTLFFDFLPLALGDIKGFKVRFHLYTVPGQVFYAASRKLILKGVDGVVFVADSQIERMEANIESLEDLRINLAEQGYELDKLPYTVQHNKRDLSNVAPVENMNKLLNPRNVPSFEGCAVTGVGVFETLKNVAKQVLIELKKHY; encoded by the coding sequence GTGTCCTTTATAAACTACGCTTCCCGAGAGATCAACTGCAAGATCGTCTATTATGGTCCAGGCCTTTGCGGCAAGACCACAAATCTGCAGTATGTGTATAAGAAGACGAACCCTGATCAGAAGGGCAAGCTGATCTCGCTTGCTACCGAGACCGAGCGCACCCTCTTCTTCGACTTTCTTCCTCTTGCACTTGGCGATATCAAGGGCTTTAAGGTACGCTTCCATCTCTATACGGTCCCGGGGCAGGTCTTTTATGCGGCAAGCAGAAAACTGATCCTGAAGGGCGTTGATGGTGTTGTCTTTGTTGCTGACAGCCAGATCGAGAGGATGGAAGCGAACATCGAAAGTCTTGAAGACCTGCGGATCAACCTTGCGGAACAGGGATATGAGCTGGACAAGCTTCCTTACACGGTGCAGCACAACAAGCGCGATCTCTCAAATGTTGCTCCTGTCGAAAATATGAACAAACTTCTGAATCCCCGCAATGTTCCCTCCTTCGAGGGATGCGCTGTCACCGGAGTGGGGGTGTTCGAGACCCTCAAGAACGTGGCCAAGCAGGTCCTGATAGAACTGAAGAAGCACTATTAA
- a CDS encoding SPOR domain-containing protein — MTDKENPFDRKEDKDRDLFTDESDIFGEELNKSGDRGKAQQEEYEEDSFPEDDVDRSYEEEKPASPVRRILLIAASIVVGIGLGVGGYFFFTAGSKQAPAEKQIVKTLPEPALVPAPVPAAIPSEKPNVIPEIPVRTEPLKTETAQAKDAKPQESLPKPEARKEPVQKPEAEKSKKTAASAAAVKPEEKKLLSPKPAVNKEDLAAPKGKGAYYVQAGLFENEKNAKAVAQKIRQKGFTPVIRKVADAQNRTLYRVTVGSYSSHKKAVEGSDALGKQGVKAIVRKQ; from the coding sequence ATGACGGATAAAGAGAATCCTTTTGACAGGAAAGAAGATAAAGACAGGGACCTGTTCACCGATGAATCTGATATCTTTGGAGAGGAACTGAATAAGTCCGGGGATAGGGGCAAAGCTCAACAGGAGGAATACGAAGAAGATAGTTTTCCTGAAGATGACGTTGATCGCTCCTATGAAGAGGAAAAGCCGGCAAGTCCGGTCAGACGAATACTTCTGATTGCAGCTTCTATTGTAGTGGGGATCGGGCTTGGTGTCGGAGGATATTTCTTTTTTACTGCCGGCAGCAAGCAAGCTCCTGCTGAAAAACAGATCGTCAAGACCCTCCCTGAGCCTGCATTGGTTCCTGCGCCGGTACCAGCTGCGATACCTTCAGAAAAACCAAATGTGATCCCGGAGATACCGGTCAGGACTGAGCCGCTAAAAACTGAAACAGCACAGGCAAAGGACGCGAAACCTCAGGAGTCCCTTCCAAAACCGGAGGCCAGGAAAGAACCAGTTCAAAAGCCTGAGGCTGAGAAATCTAAAAAAACAGCAGCTTCTGCAGCAGCCGTAAAACCGGAAGAGAAGAAGTTGTTATCGCCGAAACCGGCTGTTAATAAAGAGGATCTTGCTGCTCCAAAAGGAAAGGGGGCTTATTATGTACAGGCCGGTCTTTTTGAAAATGAAAAGAATGCCAAAGCGGTCGCCCAAAAGATCAGGCAGAAAGGCTTCACGCCGGTGATCAGGAAGGTGGCAGATGCCCAGAACAGGACTCTGTACCGGGTGACCGTTGGAAGTTATAGCAGTCACAAGAAGGCGGTTGAGGGCTCAGATGCTCTTGGCAAGCAGGGTGTGAAGGCCATTGTCCGCAAACAGTAG
- a CDS encoding U32 family peptidase, whose amino-acid sequence MKRPELLAPAGDFEKLKTALHYGADAVYLGDSRFSLRGKAGNFQGEELGQAVAYVHEQGKKAYVTMNIFPHNRDLCDMEEHFDLLNGVRPDAVILSDPGVFRLCRNKSPEIDIHISTQANITNAESARFWQDLGAKRLILSRELSVDEIQQIREKVSVELEVFVHGSVCLSYSGRCYISSFLASRSANTGECTNSCRWRYTLMEEKRPGEHFPVFEDDRGTYILSSKDLCMIEHLSLLADAGIDSFKIEGRMKGINYVSGVTKVYREAMDQIADDHAYQVNPRWARELAMFSSRGYTTGMFFGRQPDEAYNFDGESYRMSHEFVGIILEKKGTLAKVGLRNRLDRGDSVEYLSPGIEEKLFPVETMEDEERKELVSARNEDIIFMKVPEEAREQDLIRRQKDFRSAQKGEPMSVRGG is encoded by the coding sequence ATGAAAAGGCCTGAGCTTCTCGCGCCTGCCGGTGACTTTGAAAAATTAAAAACTGCTCTTCACTATGGCGCAGATGCCGTCTATCTCGGCGACTCGCGTTTCAGCCTGAGGGGTAAGGCAGGTAACTTCCAGGGAGAAGAGCTTGGTCAGGCGGTGGCTTATGTGCATGAGCAAGGCAAAAAAGCATATGTGACCATGAATATTTTTCCCCACAACAGGGACCTTTGCGACATGGAAGAGCATTTTGATCTCCTCAATGGCGTGAGACCCGACGCGGTCATCCTTTCAGATCCCGGTGTCTTCAGGCTCTGCAGAAATAAGTCTCCGGAGATCGATATCCATATCAGCACCCAGGCGAATATCACGAATGCCGAATCTGCACGTTTCTGGCAGGATCTCGGAGCAAAAAGACTTATCCTCAGCCGGGAGCTTTCTGTTGATGAGATTCAACAGATCCGTGAGAAGGTATCTGTTGAACTTGAGGTCTTTGTCCATGGATCGGTCTGCCTTTCCTATTCAGGGCGGTGTTATATAAGCAGCTTTCTTGCATCGCGCAGTGCAAATACGGGTGAATGCACCAACTCATGCAGGTGGCGTTATACCCTGATGGAAGAAAAGCGGCCTGGCGAGCATTTCCCTGTTTTCGAAGATGACCGGGGAACGTATATCCTGAGCTCAAAAGACCTTTGCATGATAGAACATCTGTCTTTGCTCGCAGATGCGGGCATTGACAGCTTCAAGATCGAGGGCAGGATGAAGGGCATAAATTATGTCTCCGGGGTGACCAAGGTCTACAGGGAGGCGATGGATCAGATCGCTGACGATCATGCATATCAGGTGAATCCCCGCTGGGCCAGAGAACTCGCCATGTTCAGCAGCCGCGGATACACCACAGGCATGTTTTTTGGCAGGCAGCCTGACGAAGCCTATAATTTCGATGGCGAAAGCTATCGCATGAGCCATGAGTTCGTCGGCATCATTCTTGAAAAGAAGGGAACACTTGCAAAGGTTGGCCTGAGAAACAGACTTGACCGGGGGGATTCTGTTGAATACCTTTCTCCCGGCATTGAAGAGAAGCTTTTCCCTGTCGAAACAATGGAAGATGAAGAGAGGAAGGAGCTTGTATCTGCACGGAATGAGGATATAATATTCATGAAAGTTCCTGAAGAGGCGAGGGAACAGGATCTGATACGGAGGCAGAAGGATTTCAGGTCTGCACAGAAGGGTGAACCTATGTCTGTACGGGGCGGCTAA
- the rnhA gene encoding ribonuclease HI — protein sequence MKKEKKVPFVEIFSDGACSGNPGVGGFGAILRSDAKEKELSDAEGMTTNNRMELMGVITALEALKVPCRVKITTDSSYVVKGMTEWINDWIKKGWKNSQKKDVMNRDLWERLLKAAEPHDITWCWVKGHNGHVENERCDILALRAIKSHKRSLAADRSPA from the coding sequence ATGAAAAAAGAGAAAAAAGTACCCTTTGTCGAGATTTTTTCTGATGGCGCGTGCAGCGGAAATCCCGGCGTGGGTGGCTTTGGAGCGATTCTGCGCTCTGATGCAAAAGAGAAGGAGCTTTCAGATGCAGAAGGCATGACCACGAACAACAGGATGGAGCTTATGGGTGTAATAACGGCCCTTGAGGCGCTAAAAGTCCCCTGCAGGGTGAAGATAACCACAGATTCAAGCTACGTGGTGAAGGGCATGACCGAGTGGATCAACGATTGGATAAAAAAAGGATGGAAGAATTCCCAGAAGAAAGACGTTATGAACAGGGACCTGTGGGAGAGACTCCTCAAGGCTGCTGAGCCCCACGATATAACATGGTGTTGGGTAAAGGGCCATAATGGCCATGTTGAAAATGAGCGTTGCGACATTCTTGCCCTCCGTGCGATCAAGAGCCATAAGCGGTCTCTGGCAGCAGATAGGTCTCCCGCATGA
- a CDS encoding DUF2007 domain-containing protein, which yields MSEDWTTLLVTYDQLEAEMIKDLLESGDITVALRSAKVSPYPVNVGKMGEVKVMVRSIDKDAAEEVLRKFREEAGSLDEESS from the coding sequence ATGTCAGAAGATTGGACAACACTGCTCGTGACCTATGACCAGCTTGAGGCAGAGATGATTAAGGATCTGCTCGAAAGCGGTGACATCACGGTTGCGCTCAGATCTGCAAAAGTAAGTCCCTATCCGGTAAATGTCGGCAAGATGGGCGAAGTAAAGGTCATGGTGCGGTCGATCGATAAAGACGCTGCAGAAGAAGTTCTCAGAAAGTTTCGGGAAGAGGCCGGAAGCCTGGATGAGGAGTCAAGCTGA
- the xerD gene encoding site-specific tyrosine recombinase XerD — translation MLPAELPDLFLTYLSVEKGLSRNTVSAYATDLNKYLLFMNGQGRKAVKAGKPDVLNFLELLRSDGYTISTVCRYISSIKAFYRFLLLEKDIQDDPTENLQTPKKWERVPKALSVSDVKDLLDATFSVKTALRDSSMLELLYSSGLRVSELVNIKIGDIHFDAGFIRVLGKGSKERIVPVNLRALEKIKAYSEKERPGILKKRQSPYLFVTRNGRPMTRQRFWQTLKAIGRQAGIELSPHTIRHCFATHLLEGGADLRSLQKMLGHSDISTTQIYTKVTTDRIKKVYKTFHPRA, via the coding sequence ATCTTGCCTGCGGAGTTGCCTGATCTCTTCCTTACGTACCTTTCTGTAGAAAAAGGCCTTTCAAGAAACACGGTCAGCGCCTATGCAACAGACCTGAATAAATATCTCCTGTTTATGAACGGTCAGGGACGGAAAGCGGTCAAGGCAGGTAAGCCGGATGTCCTGAATTTTCTTGAGCTGTTGAGAAGCGATGGGTACACCATTTCAACGGTCTGCAGATATATTTCCTCCATCAAAGCCTTCTACAGGTTCCTACTTCTTGAAAAGGATATTCAGGACGACCCGACCGAGAATCTGCAGACACCTAAAAAGTGGGAGAGGGTGCCAAAGGCCCTGAGCGTATCTGATGTAAAAGATCTGCTTGATGCTACGTTCTCAGTCAAGACCGCATTAAGGGATTCTTCCATGCTTGAGCTGCTCTATTCTTCGGGTCTCAGGGTGAGCGAACTCGTGAACATTAAGATCGGGGATATTCATTTTGATGCAGGGTTCATCAGAGTGCTCGGCAAGGGATCAAAGGAGCGTATTGTTCCGGTTAATCTGCGGGCCCTTGAGAAGATTAAGGCCTATTCTGAAAAGGAGCGTCCGGGGATACTGAAGAAGAGACAGTCCCCCTATCTGTTTGTGACAAGGAACGGGAGGCCCATGACCCGGCAGCGCTTCTGGCAGACCTTAAAGGCGATCGGCAGGCAGGCAGGCATTGAACTTTCGCCGCATACGATCAGACACTGCTTTGCAACCCATCTTCTGGAGGGCGGCGCAGACCTCAGGTCCTTACAGAAGATGCTTGGCCACTCGGATATATCAACAACGCAGATATACACGAAGGTAACCACCGACAGGATCAAGAAAGTATACAAGACCTTTCATCCGAGGGCATAA
- a CDS encoding ribonuclease H-like domain-containing protein produces the protein MIENSFCILDGIGEKKEQKLWKEGILTWDDFIGADNLQIFSPERKRLFDESLFRFQSALKTRNAAYFSRAVQRREQWRLFEAFRGEAVCLDIETNGLQYNSGGYVTVVGLYDGYDYKSFVRGENLTTEALNEELRNYKCLITFYGAVFDVPFLQQTFRGIEFPMPHFDLCFAAKRLGIKGGLKKLEHDFGIQRDGSVQGLDGYDAVKMWEQARAGSSEALDRLICYNREDTVNLMQMAPMLYERLRRATGIEEYLACGVA, from the coding sequence ATGATAGAAAACAGTTTCTGCATCCTTGACGGTATTGGCGAGAAGAAAGAGCAAAAGCTCTGGAAGGAAGGCATCCTGACATGGGATGACTTCATTGGTGCAGATAATTTGCAGATATTCAGTCCTGAACGGAAGAGGCTCTTTGATGAGAGTCTCTTCCGTTTTCAGTCTGCGCTGAAGACCCGCAATGCGGCCTATTTCAGCAGGGCTGTACAGCGTCGCGAGCAATGGCGGCTCTTTGAGGCATTCAGGGGGGAAGCCGTCTGTCTGGATATCGAGACGAACGGCCTGCAGTACAACAGCGGCGGCTATGTGACGGTGGTCGGTCTCTATGACGGATATGATTATAAGTCTTTTGTCAGGGGAGAGAACCTTACGACCGAGGCCCTCAACGAGGAGCTCCGCAACTATAAATGCCTCATAACCTTTTATGGCGCAGTCTTTGACGTCCCCTTTCTGCAGCAGACGTTTCGCGGCATAGAGTTTCCGATGCCCCATTTTGATCTCTGTTTTGCCGCCAAGAGGCTCGGCATCAAGGGAGGGCTGAAGAAGCTTGAACATGACTTCGGCATTCAGCGGGACGGATCTGTTCAGGGGCTCGATGGATATGATGCGGTCAAGATGTGGGAGCAGGCCAGGGCAGGATCTTCCGAAGCTCTTGACCGCCTGATATGCTACAACCGTGAAGATACCGTTAATCTTATGCAGATGGCACCGATGCTTTACGAGCGGCTGAGACGTGCAACCGGGATAGAGGAATATCTTGCCTGCGGAGTTGCCTGA
- a CDS encoding cytochrome C translates to MGLLRVLGVVIAVLAVPAFVFAAGAHDGLNCVGCHGIHTAKGELIFAVEPNKKAMNARTKQPFSGTTALCLGCHETIEKGGMGIAPIEANHSHPFNVTPNAKVANVPDMLLREGKLECVGCHDPHPSNPNHKYLRVDTARGAKMGDFCGMCHSSKADPSSVKSMKIFNSMDERKSSASSAPASMPAASGKK, encoded by the coding sequence ATGGGTTTGTTGAGAGTTTTGGGGGTTGTTATCGCTGTTCTTGCTGTGCCGGCATTTGTCTTTGCTGCCGGGGCTCATGATGGACTGAACTGCGTTGGATGCCATGGCATTCATACGGCAAAGGGTGAACTTATTTTTGCTGTAGAGCCCAACAAGAAAGCGATGAATGCGAGGACAAAACAGCCTTTTTCCGGCACGACCGCGCTCTGTCTCGGCTGCCATGAGACCATAGAAAAGGGCGGGATGGGTATTGCACCGATTGAAGCGAACCACAGTCATCCGTTTAATGTGACGCCGAATGCAAAGGTGGCAAATGTGCCTGATATGCTCTTGAGGGAGGGCAAGCTCGAGTGCGTTGGCTGTCACGATCCTCATCCATCCAATCCGAACCATAAATATCTCAGAGTGGATACAGCCCGTGGTGCGAAAATGGGAGATTTCTGCGGCATGTGCCACAGTTCCAAGGCTGATCCATCTTCGGTAAAAAGCATGAAGATCTTCAACAGCATGGACGAGAGAAAATCCTCTGCATCATCAGCACCGGCATCGATGCCTGCTGCTTCGGGAAAGAAGTAA